The genomic segment CAGTGTACTTGGCTTACCAGTAGTCAGCCCTTATGGAATGATGGTACGCCAACTTCGTATATAGACAAATCAGGAGCAGAGCATGTATTTACTGAGGCAGATAGAACTGACTCAGAGTTACAACATCTTGTGGAGACGTATTCGTCTGCTTATTTTAATAACAAGACAATTCCATTTGCCATGGATCTTAATCTGAAAGCCACTAAAGAATTTGGGAAGAATATACAACTATCACTATTTGTTAATCGTATTTTAACCATTTATCCTGATTATCATTCAGGTACACAATTGGTGAGGAGACAAGCTTCGCCTTATTTTGGTATGGAGATGAATTTCAAATTTTAATAACTCAAATATAAAGTAAAGATGAGAACTAAGTATGTAGCTTTTTTATTATTTTTAGTAGCCATTGTTTCCTTTATGGCTTGTAGTGATGAGGAGGTAAAGACTTCAAAAGTGTCTTTGGAATTGAATTTACCTACGAACATTAATGGATTATCCCTAAATTCGGGGAGCTTTGTGTTTACTGATGTGACAACCGGAACAGAAACGCCTATTGATTGTATCGCTTCAGTCGTTACACAATTGCCTGATGGTTTATATAATGTATCGTTTACTGGAACGGCATCTTATACTTACAGTAAAGAAACTGTTGTTGATGGTGAAACGATTGCTAGCGATACATTAGTAACCAAATCTTTGCAAGGCTCACAGCAGAATATTGAAATTACTGGCGGAAGTTATTCACTTAATTTGGATGTTTACTTAGTAAATGACAAAGCTGATTTTGTCATTGCTGAAATTTATGGAGTAGGTACCTATACTCCCGGAACCACTAGTCAATATAATGGTGATCAGTATTTTCGTATTTATAATAACTCTGATCAGACACTTTATGCAGATGGATTGGTACTTGTAGAGTCTAAATTTACTACTACACTGAAATATGCCTATAATCCAGATAAAATGGATCAAGCAATGACAGTGCAGGTGGTAGCTATGATACCGGGAAGTGGCAAGGAACATCCGGTAGAGCCCGGAAAATCAATTATCGTTTGTGATAATGCCATTAATCATTTGGAAGCGAATGCCAGTTCTTTCGATTTGAGTGGTGCTGATTTCGAATGGTACACCCAGTCTACCAGTACAACAAATCCTGACTCTGATAATCCTTCTGTGCCTAATCTAGATATGCTTTACAACTATACGAAGACTATTTGGATACTTAATAAACAAGGAGTAAAAGCATATGCATTAGCTCGGTTAGGAGTCAGCAAGGAGGATTATCTTGCTGACTACACGTACACCTATAATTATGTGTTGTCTACCGGAACTACGAGCAAAAATTATACCGAATATTATATACCCAATGATTGGATTATTGATGCGGTGAATCTAAGTCCGAAAAGTGCCTATGTGTGGAATGTTACTTCTGCCTCTTTGGATATGGGCTTTACTTATTTTGGGCTAAACAATACTATTAAAGAAAATCTCGGTAAAGGAGTGAACCGCAAGGTGTCATACACTACTGTGGATGGTCGGGAAGTGCTTCAAGATACGAACAATTCTTCGGTTGACTTTACACCAGCGAGTGAACCTTCATTAGCCGGTAATTAATGGAAAGATTAAACAGATAAAATGAAATTACGTTGTCTGATTTTTAGTTTATTGTGCATTGTACTGCTGCCTTTTGTCAGGGCGGCAGATACATTGGCCATTGAACGGAAAATTATCTATACTCAATCTCCTGTGGAACATTTTAGAAATCAGGTATGGGCAAATCCTTCTTTAAGATACTATTTGCAGGACTTTTCTTTTTCTTCTATGGCATTGAATGTTACTCTCAATAACAGGGGAAAGGCTGCACTGGCCGAAGAAGGAGATGAAAAAAAAGTATTCGGTGTTCAGGCAGAATCATTTGTCCGCCTTTCCGATCAGGTTCGTGTGTTTGGTAAGGCCGGCTATAGTGATGAACATACAAAGAATGTGCTTTGGAATGAAACATCCGATTTCAGCGTGATCTATCCGTATGTAACGGCCGACTCTATTGGAGGTAGTATGGATGGAGAGGAATATTCTTTTATGGGAGGATACGCTCGCGTACTTGGATTGTGGACCATAGGAGCTTCTTTGGATTATCGCGCCGCCATATATTATCGTCAAAAAGATCCACGGCCAAAAAATGTAATTTCGGACTTGCATGCAGTTATTGGGGTATCAAGAGCGTTGGCGGATGCTTATCATCTGGGAGTGGCTTTACATGTGCGAAAGTACGATCAGGAGAGCAAAATTACTTTTCTGAGTGATTTGGGTTCTACCTCCGTTTATCACATGCTGGGTATGGCTATGAACTATGTGCGCTTTGCCGGCAATCAGTTTAATTCTAATTATAAGGGAAAAGGTATTGGGCTGAGCATTGACCTAATACCACAGAAAAAAAACGGACTTTCAACTTCTGTAAGGGCCGATCATTTTCAATTGATCGAGCAATTGAGCAATATTAATTATGCCCCCATTGTAGAAGTAGATGAAAATAGTGCTGCGCTGGAGTTAGCTTGGTTGCGTTCAAAGAATAAGTTTATCTACGGAACGAAGCTAGTTGCATTAGGCAAATTCAGAACGGGAACTGAAAATATATTTGGTGATCCTACAGGTAATGTGTATCCTATTATAAGTAGTTTGAAGCAGTATACTAACGATCTTATGGAGGCTACGTTGAGTGGCATCATGGCAAGTAATGCCGAGAGAAGTAAACTAGGCTGGTCTGTGCTACCGTTTGTAGGTGTTTGCTGGGAAAAGTCTGAGTACAAAAAGCCACAGCGATACATGGAGTGGACGACATTGAAAGCAGGGATGCAATTAAATACAACTTTACGGACGAGACATGCGATGTTGACAACGGAAGTCACGGCCGACTATCATGCAAACTTAAAAGCGGAAAAACTGCTGACTGGGTTAAACTCCCAGAGTGCCGTAGGGCAGAATTTGTTGAATAGTTATGCTTATCAGTCGGTCGATTTTGTGCATGTGCTGCTATCTTGCAGATATGATTACTTACTGGCTGGTAATAAAACGGCTTTTACAACCATAACTTGGGGGCATGGGGCATACAAGGAATATGGAGCAACAAACCAATGGATGGCTTCTGTTGGGTTCACTTTTTAATAGGATGTTTAATTAATAATGATAGAACAATGAAAAAGGACTACGTACTATTGGCTACAGTGTTTGTTATGTTAATCGGGTTTGCTTCATGCGGAAACAAATCTCAAAAAACGACAGGAGGAGCAACCGAACAGAGGCAATCTTCTGCTTTAGAAGTTGATTCGCTTCTTGCAAATGCTGACTCGCTAGTAGGGAAAGAGGTAACTGTAGAGGGCGTTTGTACTCATATATGCAAACATGGCGGACGAAAGATTTTTTTGATGGGCAGTGACGACACGCAAACCATCCGCATAGAAAGTGGCAAGTTAGAGAAATTTGACCAAAAATGTGTCAATAGTGTCGTTAGTGTTACCGGCACACTGGTGGAAGACCGTATTGATGAAGCGTATCTGCAGAAGTGGGAAGCACAAATTAAAGCACGGAATGCAGAAAAAAACGGTAATGACGAGGAAGGATGTAGTACTGAGAAAAATGCTCGTGGTGAAACAGATAATACGCCGGAAGGTAGAATAGCCGATTTTCGCGCTAAGATAGCCAAACGTAAGGCGAAGAGCGGCAAAGAATATCTGTCTTTCTATTACATAAAGGCTTTTTCTTATGAAATTCAGCAGTAATTTGTTGCGTAAATGGAGCAGAGCAATACACCGTGATTTATCTTTCTTCTTTTCAGGGATGTTGCTTATCTATGCTATATCGGGCATTGTGATGAATCACAGAGATAGTATCAACCCTAATTATACGATTGAGCGAAGAGAGTATGTTATAGATGAACCTTTGCCACTTAAAGAATTTATGACTCGCCAAACAGTATTGAAATTACTGTATCCGTTGGGTGAGACAGAGAACTACACCAAACATTACTTTCCTGAACAGGAGGTGATGAAGGTGTTTCTAAAAGGAGGTTCCAACTTGCTGGTAAACCTGAAGACAAAGAAGGCTGTATACGAGGGTGTACATCGACGCTATGTGATAGGAGCGATGGCTCGTCTGCATTACAATCCGGGTAGTTGGTGGACCCTATTTGCTGATGCTTTTGCCGTTGGGCTTATTGTGATTACTATCACTGGTATGGCGATGCTCAAAGGCAATAAGGGAATTTGGGGCAGGGGAGGTGTAGAGTTTCTGGCGGGTATTGTCGTGCCATTGCTTTTTCTCTTTTTCTTTTGAAGAATAGAGTAATTAAACGATTTTATAGATTAATGAACAATGGAAAATATCATTGAATGCAAAGGCTTGACGCACTATTATGGTAAAAGGCTAATTTATGAGGATCTTAGTTTCAGTGTACCCAAAGGAAGAATTTTGGGACTTTTGGGCAAAAATGGTACGGGCAAAACGACGACCATCAATATTTTGAGTGGCTACCTCAAGCCGAGAGCAGGAGAATGTTTTATCTTCGGACAGGAGATACAACATATGGACCCGGCTTTGCGAAGCAATATTGGCTTG from the uncultured Bacteroides sp. genome contains:
- a CDS encoding DUF4876 domain-containing protein; this encodes MRTKYVAFLLFLVAIVSFMACSDEEVKTSKVSLELNLPTNINGLSLNSGSFVFTDVTTGTETPIDCIASVVTQLPDGLYNVSFTGTASYTYSKETVVDGETIASDTLVTKSLQGSQQNIEITGGSYSLNLDVYLVNDKADFVIAEIYGVGTYTPGTTSQYNGDQYFRIYNNSDQTLYADGLVLVESKFTTTLKYAYNPDKMDQAMTVQVVAMIPGSGKEHPVEPGKSIIVCDNAINHLEANASSFDLSGADFEWYTQSTSTTNPDSDNPSVPNLDMLYNYTKTIWILNKQGVKAYALARLGVSKEDYLADYTYTYNYVLSTGTTSKNYTEYYIPNDWIIDAVNLSPKSAYVWNVTSASLDMGFTYFGLNNTIKENLGKGVNRKVSYTTVDGREVLQDTNNSSVDFTPASEPSLAGN
- a CDS encoding DUF6850 family outer membrane beta-barrel protein, encoding MKLRCLIFSLLCIVLLPFVRAADTLAIERKIIYTQSPVEHFRNQVWANPSLRYYLQDFSFSSMALNVTLNNRGKAALAEEGDEKKVFGVQAESFVRLSDQVRVFGKAGYSDEHTKNVLWNETSDFSVIYPYVTADSIGGSMDGEEYSFMGGYARVLGLWTIGASLDYRAAIYYRQKDPRPKNVISDLHAVIGVSRALADAYHLGVALHVRKYDQESKITFLSDLGSTSVYHMLGMAMNYVRFAGNQFNSNYKGKGIGLSIDLIPQKKNGLSTSVRADHFQLIEQLSNINYAPIVEVDENSAALELAWLRSKNKFIYGTKLVALGKFRTGTENIFGDPTGNVYPIISSLKQYTNDLMEATLSGIMASNAERSKLGWSVLPFVGVCWEKSEYKKPQRYMEWTTLKAGMQLNTTLRTRHAMLTTEVTADYHANLKAEKLLTGLNSQSAVGQNLLNSYAYQSVDFVHVLLSCRYDYLLAGNKTAFTTITWGHGAYKEYGATNQWMASVGFTF
- a CDS encoding PepSY-associated TM helix domain-containing protein, which encodes MKFSSNLLRKWSRAIHRDLSFFFSGMLLIYAISGIVMNHRDSINPNYTIERREYVIDEPLPLKEFMTRQTVLKLLYPLGETENYTKHYFPEQEVMKVFLKGGSNLLVNLKTKKAVYEGVHRRYVIGAMARLHYNPGSWWTLFADAFAVGLIVITITGMAMLKGNKGIWGRGGVEFLAGIVVPLLFLFFF